A window of the Halichoerus grypus chromosome 2, mHalGry1.hap1.1, whole genome shotgun sequence genome harbors these coding sequences:
- the MYO15A gene encoding unconventional myosin-XV, giving the protein MAKEEEDEKKAKKAKKGKKAPEPEKPKRSLKGTSRLFMGFRDRTPKISKKGQFRSASAFFWGLHTGPQKTKRKKKARTVLKSTSKLMTQMRMGKKKRAMKGKKPSFMVIRFPGRRGYGRLRPRAQSLSKASTAINWLTKKFLIKKAEESGSEQASLDAWLNRSGSRVGSRKLPFPSGADILRQGGRLRRFPRSRSIYASGEPVGFLPFEDEAPFRPSGSRKSLYGLEGFQDLGEYYDYHREGDDHYDRQSLYQYEEEEPYLGYSPYGPYGPYDPYDPAWPPYGDHPHGYPPEDPYDYYHPDYYGGPYYPTYPYGYGYDDYEPPYAPPPGYASPYSYYDAYQGEPYPHGYDLDPYAPYEAPYPPYNRPYDLPYDVPYFDPYGLPYGAPYGAPYAEDIYGGGDPAIYPPEAPYLYPEEPAFAYPWVPPPILSPHNPYAHAMDDIAELEEPEEAGGERQSTSFRLPSAAFFEQQGMDKPARSKLSLIRRFRLFPRPQVKLFGKEKLDVSLPPSLDIPLPLGDADEDEEEEEMPPRPRGPYAHPFWGFLTPRQRNLQRALSAFGARRGLGFGPDWGRPPPRPATSLARFLKKTLSEKQPTPRLRCSQKARLRGPAVREAAYKRFGYKLAGMDPERPGTPIVLRRAEARARNNNNSCRPPAPPPRPPSHWSALLSPPAPPAAPPLAPALSGLPRAALPDGSLRRHPPPWAAPAHVPLTPPARWWAFVEPPPANPEVPPELLAVPGPRPSFRGSRRRPAAFGLPWTPLPSRQPSLRSLPRLGYRSPAGGPSPQPSLRAPPFQPPFSPPPRRPRSLREPSTPRRLSGRLGPPRSPVLGSPRPPSPPPLLGHSSRCRSFNLPSRLPHAWRRHSEPPTRAVKPRVRQPFPPPPSAGSWPVAAAAPEPRESRRESEDSATPWTVPPLAPSWDVDMPRPRRPPSPWPGGAGSRRGFSRPPPVPENPFLQHVGPVPCPASRPEEAASDLTSVFLGRYHDPGPGQLVKSASLIPEKPEEATLGELQPPAEPEPRTSTPPKDSPPERKALRLSLSYPLATCDKMRATWPPWRRWGTLPSVPAHLAPTRAPGPLPKAGEQRRAGPGRFAVVMPQVQKLSAFQRVHPAALQPPVQVTQDPEPCPKPRAWSLLWSCFWLPAETHRPWPRVLASPQSCRLGPGANSLPHGGPWDEVGPKSWWNKMHSIRNLPTTRFREQSREDGVEDMTQLEDLQETTVLSNLKTRFERNLIYTYIGSILVSVNPYRMFGIYGPEQVQQYSGRALGENPPHLFAIANLAFAKMLDAKQNQCIIISGESGSGKTESTKLILRYLAAMNQKRGITQQIKILEATPLLESFGNAKTVRNDNSSRFGKFVEVFLEGGVISGAITSQYLLEKSRIVFQAKNERNYHIFYELLAGLPAQLRQAFSLQEAETYYYLNQGGNCEISGKSDSNDFRRLLAAMEVLGFSGEDQDSIFRILASILHLGNVYFEKYETDAQETASVVSAREIQAVAELLQISPEGLQKAITFKVTETMREKIFTPLTVESAVDARDAIAKVLYALLFGWLIARVNALVSPRQDTLSIAILDIYGFEDLSFNSFEQLCINYANENLQYLFNKIIFQEEQEEYIREQIDWREITFADNQPCINLISLKPYGILRILDDQCCFPQATDHTFLQKCHYHHGANPLYSKPKMPLPEFTIKHYAGKVTYQVHKFLDKNHDQVRQDVLDLFVRSRTRVVAHLFSSHTPQAAPQRLGKTSSITRLHKAHTVAAKFQQSLLDLVEKMERCNPLFVRCLKPNHKKEPGLFEPDVVMAQLRYSGVLETVRIRKEGFPVRLPFQVFIDRYRCLVPLKHDLPASGDMCVSLLSRLCMVMPNMYRVGVSKLFLKEHLHQLLESMRERVLHLAALTLQRCFRGFLIRRRFRSLRRKIILLQSQARGYLARQRYQQMRRNLVKFQSLVHTYMNHRHYLKLRAERRLRAEEARLRELEELSKREVVAVGHLEVPAELAGLLQAVAGLRPARVPRVAPVRTPRLQAEPRVTLPLDINNYPMAKFVRCHFKEPALGMLTVPLRTPLMQLSAECHAEAVSVFKLILRFMGDPHLYGAQENVFGNYIVQKGLAAPGLRDEILAQLVNQVWRNPSAHNAERGWLLLATCLSGFAPSSHLSKYLLKFVSDYGQNGFQAVCQHRLMQAMGRAQQQGSGAARTFPPTQLEWRATQEKASMALDVGCFNGDQFSCPVHSWSTGEEVAGDILRHRGLADGWRGWTVAMKNGVQWAELAGHDYVLDLVSDLELLRDFPRQKSYFIVGAEGPVAGRGGPRALFGNSWDSDEDTPTRPQSQGHAPKVADSDGYRSHNEDGTNGESGAQRGTATHQESDSLGEPSVPHKGLDGYLDSLFDPVLSYGDADLEKPTAIAYRMKGGGQPGGSGRSSPEDPPRRPPEPKPKPKPIPGLDASTLALQQAFIHKQAVLLAREMTLQAMALQQQPLSPTPRPLPPEKPLAPEARPKFVGTGPPAKPVLPRSTPKPLAPAPLAKAPRPPTKPVAAPILAQDRLCPETTSPCPDLVRYSTLNSEHFPQPTQQIKNIVKQYQQPPRGGRPEALRKDGGKVFVKRPDPHEEALMILKGQMSHPAAASGSQVPREAVALVKPVTSTPRPSMGPTPGPPSRSLEPPEEPLQTRLHRLVNPNFYGYQDAPWRIFLRKEVFYPKDSYSHPVQLDLLFRQILHDTLSKACLRISEDERLKMKALFAQNQLDTQRPLATESVKRAVVSTARDSWEVYFSRLFPATGSVGTGVQILAVSHTGIKLLQMVKGSREAGGQLRVLRTYSFADILFVTIPSQNMLEFNLASEKVILFSARAHQVKALVDDFILELKKDSDYVVAVRNFLPEDPALLAFHKGDIIHLQPLEPPRMGYSAGCVVRKKVVYLEELRRRGPDFGWRFGTIHGRVGRFPSELVQPAAAPDFLQLPAEPGRGRAAAVAAAVASTAAAWEVGRRREGPPVRAGPPDRAEDSLTLSPYSMLEFAQKYFRDPQRRPQDGLRLKSKEGRESRTLEDMLCFTKTPLQESLIELSDSSLNKMATDMFLAVMRFMGDAPLKGQSELDVLYTLLKLCADHEVMRDECYCQVVKQITDNTSTKLDSCLRGWRLFYILAAYHSCSEVLQPHLVRFLQDVSRTPGLPFQGIARACEQNLQKTLRFGGRVELPSSMELRAVLAGRSSKRQLFLLPGGLERHLKIKTCTVALDMVEEICAEMALTRPEAFSEYVIFVVTNRGQHVCPLSRCAYILDVASEMEQVDGGCMLWFRRVLWDQPLKFENELYVTMHYNQVLPDYLKGLFSSVPAGRPSEQQLQQMSKLASLQHRAKDHSYLPSVREVQDYIPAQLYRTLAGSAWLNLLGQHQQQTQALSPHQARAQFLGLISALPMFGSSFFFVQSCSNASVPAPCILAVNQNGLNFLSTETHELMVKIPLKEIQSTRTQRPTANSSYPYVEIALGDVAAQRTMQLQLEQGLELCRVVAVHVESLLSAREKRLTLPPSEITLL; this is encoded by the exons ATGgcaaaggaggaagaggatgagaaGAAAGCTAAGAAAGCGAAAAAGGGGAAGAAGGCTCCGGAGCCGGAGAAGCCCAAACGGAGCCTGAAGGGGACGTCGCGGCTGTTCATGGGCTTCCGCGACCGCACGCCCAAGATCTCCAAGAAGGGCCAGTTCCGGAGCGCGTCGGCCTTCTTCTGGGGCCTGCACACCGGCCCGCAGAAGACCAAACGCAAGAAGAAGGCACGCACCGTGCTCAAGTCGACGTCCAAGCTCATGACGCAGATGCGCATGGGCAAGAAGAAGCGGGCGATGAAGGGCAAGAAGCCGTCGTTCATGGTCATCCGCTTCCCGGGCCGGCGCGGCTACGGCCGCCTGCGGCCGCGCGCCCAGTCGCTCAGCAAGGCGTCCACGGCCATCAACTGGCTCACCAAGAAGTTCCTCATCAAGAAGGCCGAGGAGTCCGGCAGCGAGCAGGCCTCGCTGGACGCCTGGCTCAACCGCTCGGGCTCCCGCGTGGGCTCCCGCAAGCTGCCCTTCCCGTCGGGCGCCGACATCCTGCGGCAGGGAGGCCGCCTCCGGAGGTTCCCCCGCAGCCGCAGCATCTACGCGTCCGGCGAGCCGGTGGGCTTCCTGCCCTTCGAGGACGAGGCCCCGTTCCGGCCCTCGGGCTCCCGCAAGTCGCTGTACGGGCTCGAGGGCTTCCAGGACCTGGGCGAGTATTACGACTACCACCGCGAGGGTGACGACCACTACGACCGGCAGTCGCTCTACCAGTACGAGGAGGAGGAGCCCTACCTGGGCTACAGCCCCTACGGCCCCTACGGCCCCTACGACCCCTACGACCCCGCCTGGCCGCCCTACGGAGACCACCCCCACGGGTACCCGCCCGAGGACCCCTACGACTACTACCACCCGGACTATTACGGCGGCCCCTACTACCCCACATACCCCTACGGCTACGGCTACGACGATTACGAGCCCCCGTACGCGCCCCCGCCGGGGTACGCGTCCCCCTACAGCTACTATGATGCGTACCAAGGCGAGCCGTACCCGCACGGCTACGACCTGGACCCCTACGCACCTTATGAGGCGCCATACCCGCCCTACAACCGCCCGTACGACCTCCCGTACGACGTACCCTATTTTGATCCCTACGGGCTGCCCTACGGCGCCCCCTATGGCGCCCCCTACGCCGAAGACATCTACGGTGGCGGGGACCCGGCCATCTACCCGCCCGAAGCGCCCTATCTTTACCCAGAGGAGCCGGCCTTCGCGTACCCGTGGGTGCCGCCGCCCATCCTGTCGCCCCACAACCCGTACGCCCACGCCATGGATGACATCGCGGAGCTGGAGGAGCCGGAGGAGGCGGGCGGCGAGCGGCAGAGCACCTCGTTCCGCCTGCCCAGTGCGGCCTTCTTCGAGCAGCAAGGCATGGACAAGCCCGCCAGGTCCAAGCTGTCCCTCATCCGCAGGTTCCGCCTCTTCCCGCGGCCCCAGGTGAAGCTGTTCGGGAAGGAGAAGCTGGACGTGTCCCTGCCCCCGTCCCTGGACATCCCTCTGCCCTTGGGGGATGCGGACGAAgacgaggaagaggaggagatgcCCCCGCGGCCCCGGGGGCCCTACGCGCACCCCTTTTGGGGTTTCCTCACGCCGCGCCAGCGCAACCTCCAGCGCGCCCTGTCCGCCTTCGGCGCCCGCCGCGGCCTGGGCTTCGGCCCCGACTGGGGCCGCCCCCCGCCTCGCCCGGCCACCTCGCTGgcgaggttcctcaaaaagacGCTGTCGGAAAAGCAGCCCACCCCGCGGCTCAGGTGCAGCCAGAAGGCGCGGCTGCGAGGCCCGGCGGTCCGGGAGGCGGCCTACAAGCGCTTCGGCTACAAGCTGGCCGGCATGGACCCCGAGCGGCCCGGCACGCCCATCGTGCTGCGGAGGGCCGAGGCGCGGGCGCGCAACAACAACAACTCGTGCCggccgcccgcgcccccgccccggccgcccTCCCACTGGAGCGCGCTCCTCTCCCCGCCCGCGCCCCCAGCCGCCCCGCCGCTAGCCCCGGCCCTCTCCGGCCTGCCCCGGGCCGCGTTGCCCGACGGCTCCCTCCGCCGGCACCCGCCGCCCTGGGCCGCGCCGGCTCACGTGCCCCTCACGCCCCCCGCCCGCTGGTGGGCCTTCGTGGAGCCCCCGCCCGCGAACCCCGAGGTCCCCCCCGAGCTGCTGGCCGTCCCGGGCCCCCGGCCCTCCTTCAGGGGCTCCCGCCGGCGCCCCGCGGCCTTCGGCCTTCCCTGGACCCCGCTGCCCTCGCGCCAGCCTTCGCTGAGGAGCCTGCCCCGCCTGGGCTACCGCTCACCCGCGGGGGGCCCGTCCCCTCAGCCATCCCTCCGCGCCCCGCCTTTCCAGCCTCCCTTctcgcccccgccccgccggccccgcTCGCTGCGGGAGCCCTCGACCCCGCGCCGCCTCTCTGGGCGCCTGGGCCCACCCCGCTCGCCCGTGCTGGGCTCCCCGCGGCCGCCCTCGCCGCCCCCTCTGTTGGGCCACAGCTCGCGGTGCCGCTCCTTCAACCTGCCCTCGCGCCTCCCGCACGCGTGGCGCCGCCACAGTGAGCCGCCCACCAGGGCCGTGAAGCCGCGGGTGCGCCAGCCCTTTCCCCCGCCTCCCAGCGCCGGCTCCTGGCCCGTGGCGGCAGCTGCCCCTGAGCCCCGGGAGAGCCGGCGCGAGTCTGAGGACTCAGCCACACCCTGGACGGTGCCCCCACTGGCCCCCAGCTGGGACGTGGACATGCCGCGCCCCCGGCGCCCACCCTCACCCTGGCCAGGAGGTGCAGGCAGCCGCCGTGGCTTTTCCAGGCCACCCCCTGTGCCCGAAAACCCCTTCCTCCAGCACGTGGGCCCTGTGCCGTGCCCTGCCTCCCGGCCTGAGGAAGCAGCCTCGGACCTGACCAGTGTCTTCCTGGGTAGATACCACGACCCAGGGCCTGGACAATTGGTAAAATCAGCCAGCCTGATCCCTGAGAAGCCGGAAGAGGCCACTCTGGGGGAGCTTCAGCCACCAGCAGAGCCTGAGCCCCGGACCTCGACACCCCCCAAGGATTCCCCGCCAGAGCGGAAGGCGCTAAGGCTCAGCCTCTCCTACCCACTGGCCACGTGTGATAAGATGAGAGCCACATGGCCACCGTGGCGCCGCTGGGGGACACTGCCCAGTGTCCCAGCCCACTTGGCACCCACTAGGGCCCCAGGGCCCCTGCCCAAGGCGGGTGAGCAGCGCCGGGCAGGCCCTGGGCGATTTGCGGTGGTCATGCCACAGGTGCAAAAGCTCAGTGCTTTCCAGCGAGTTCATCCTGCCGCCCTGCAGCCCCCTGTCCAGGTGACCCAGGACCCAGAGCCCTGCCCCAAGCCAAGAGCCTGGAGTTTGCTCTGGTCCTGTTTCTGGCTGCCGGCAGAGACCCATCGACCCTGGCCACGAGTGCTCGCCAGCCCCCAGTCCTGCCGCCTGGGCCCTGGAGCCAATTCCCTGCCCCATGGGGGCCCCTGGGACGAAGTTGGCCCCAAAAGCTGGTGGAACAAG ATGCACTCCATCCGCAACCTGCCCACCACACGCTTCCGCGAGCAGTCCCGGGAGGATGGTGTGGAGGACATGACGCAGCTGGA AGACCTCCAGGAGACCACCGTGCTGTCCAACCTCAAGACCAGATTTGAACGGAACCTCATCTAT ACCTACATCGGCAGCATCCTGGTGTCGGTGAACCCGTACCGAATGTTCGGAATCTATGGGCCAGAGCAGGTGCAGCAGTACAGCGGGCGGGCCCTGGGAGAAAATCCCCC GCACCTCTTTGCAATTGCAAATCTTGCTTTCGCCAAAATGCTTGATGCCAAACAGAACCAGTGCATAATCATCAG CGGAGAGAGTGGCTCTGGAAAAACTGAGTCTACCAAGTTGATCCTGCGCTACCTGGCCGCCATGAACCAGAAACGAGGCATCACGCAGCAG ATAAAG ATCCTGGAGGCAACACCCCTCTTGGAGTCCTTTGGTAACGCCAAAACTGTCAGGAACGACAACTCCAGCCGCTTCGGGAAGTTCGTGGAGGTCTTTCTGGAAGG gggcGTGATTTCTGGTGCCATAACCTCCCAGTACCTGCTCGAGAAATCCAGGATTGTGTTTCAG GCCAAAAACGAAAGGAACTACCACATCTTCTATGAGCTGCTAGCCGGGTTGCCCGCCCAGCTGCGGCAGGCCTTCAGTCTGCAGGAGGCTGAGACCTACTACTACCTGAACCAG ggCGGGAACTGTGAGATCTCAGGGAAGAGTGACTCCAACGACTTCCGCCGGCTCCTGGCCGCTATGGAGGTGCTGGGCTTCAGTGGTGAGGACCAGGACAGCATCTTCCGCATCCTGGCCTCCATCCTGCACCTGGGCAACGTCTACTTCGAGAAATATGAG ACGGACGCGCAGGAGACGGCCTCGGTGGTGAGTGCCCGGGAGATCCAGGCCGTGGCCGAGCTGCTGCAGATCTCCCCCGAGGGCCTGCAGAAGGCCATCACCTTCAAAGTGACC GAGACAATGCGAGAGAAGATCTTCACCCCGCTGACCGTGGAGAGTGCCGTGGATGCCAG AGACGCCATCGCCAAGGTGTTGTACGCGCTGCTCTTCGGCTGGCTCATCGCCCGGGTCAACGCACTGGTGTCTCCCCGGCAGGACACGCTGTCCATCGCCATCCTGGATATCTATGGCTTCGAG GACCTGAGCTTCAACAGCTTCGAGCAGCTGTGCATCAACTATGCAAACGAGAACCTTCAGTACCTTTTCAACAAGATCATCTTCCAGGAGGAGCAG GAGGAGTACATCCGGGAACAGATCGACTGGCGGGAGATCACCTTTGCCGACAATCAGCCGTGCATCAACCTCATCTCACTAAAGCCCTATGGTATCCTGCGCATCCTCGATGACCAGTGTTGCTTTCCCCAG GCCACAGACCACACGTTTCTGCAGAAGTGCCATTACCACCACGGCGCCAACCCGCTCTACTCCAAGCCCAAGATGCCGCTGCCCGAGTTCACCATCAAGCACTACGCAGGCAAAGTCACCTATCAG GTGCACAAGTTCCTAGACAAGAACCATGACCAGGTGCGCCAGGATGTGCTGGATCTCTTTGTGCGGAGCCGGACACGG GTGGTGGCACACCTCTTCTCCAGCCACACCCCACAGGCTGCCCCTCAGCGCCTGGGCAAGACCAGCTCCATCACTCGGCTCCACAAGGCACACACAGTGGCCGCTAAGTTCCAACAGTCACTCCTGGATCTGGTGGAAAAGATGGAGAG GTGTAACCCCTTGTTCGTACGTTGCCTGAAGCCCAACCACAAGAAG GAGCCAGGCCTCTTTGAGCCAGATGTGGTAATGGCGCAGTTACGCTATTCGGGGGTGCTGGAGACTGTGCGAATCCGCAAGGAGGGCTTTCCAGTGCGCCTGCCCTTCCAGGTGTTCATCGACAG GTACCGCTGTCTAGTGCCCCTCAAACACGATCTGCCAGCCAGTGGGGACATGTGCGTGTCGCTGCTGAGCCGCCTGTGCATGGTCATGCCAAATATGTACCGCGTCGGTGTCAGCAAG CTGTTCCTCAAGGAGCACCTGCACCAGCTGCTGGAGAGCATGCGAGAGCGCGTCCTGCACCTGGCAGCCCTCACGCTTCAGCGCTGCTTCCGAGGCTTCCTCATCCGACGGCGGTTCCGCTCGCTGCGCCGCAAGATCATCCTGCTGCAGAGCCAGGCCCGGGGCTACCTGGCCAG GCAGCGGTATCAGCAGATGAGGAGAAATCTGGTGAAGTTCCAGTCCCTGGTGCACACGTACATGAACCACCGGCATTACCTCA AACTGAGGGCAGAGCGGAGGCTCCGGGCGGAGGAGGCGCGGCTCCGGGAGCTGGAG GAGCTGAGCAAGCGGGAGGTAGTGGCCGTGGGGCACCTGGAGGTACCCGCTGAGCTGGCGGGACTCTTGCAAGCTGTGGCAG GCCTCAGACCGGCCCGGGTGCCCCGGGTGGCCCCTGTGCGGACCCCCCGGCTCCAGGCCGAGCCCCGTGTCACACTGCCCCTGGACATCAACAACTACCCCATGGCCAAGTTTGTCCGATGCCACTTTAAG GAACCTGCCTTGGGGATGCTGACTGTGCCCCTGAGGACACCCCTCATGCAGCTGTCGGCAGAGTGCCATGCGGAAGCTGTGAGCGTCTTCAAGTTG ATCCTGCGTTTCATGGGCGACCCCCACCTGTACGGCGCCCAGGAAAACGTCTTCGGGAACTACATCGTGCAGAAGGGGCTGGCGGCGCCCGGACTGCGGGATGAGATCCTGGCACAGCTGGTCAACCAGGTGTGGCGCAACCCCAGTGCCCACAATGCCGAGCGTGGCTGGCTCTTGCTGGCTACCTGCCTCAGCGGCTTTGCACCTTCCTCGCACCTCAGCAAGTACCTGCTCAA GTTTGTGTCTGATTACGGGCAGAATGGCTTCCAGGCTGTCTGTCAGCACCGTCTCATGCAGGCCATGGGCCGGGCCCAACAGCAGGGCTCCGGGGCTGCCCGCACCTTCCCCCCGACCCAGCTCGAGTGGAGAGCAACCCAGGAGAAGGCCAGCATGGCGCTGGATGTGGGCTGCTTCAATG GCGACCAGTTCTCCTGCCCGGTGCATTCCTGGAGTACGGGGGAAGAGGTGGCCGGGGACATTCTGAGGCACAG GGGCCTGGCAGATGGCTGGCGGGGCTGGACAGTGGCCATGAAGAATGGAGTCCAGTGGGCAGAGCTAGCAGGCCACGACTACGTGCTGGACCTGGTGTCCGACCTCGAGCTGCTCAGGGACTTCCCGAGACAGAAGTCCTACTTCATCGTGGGTGCAGAAGGGCCCGTGGCCGGCAGGGGAGGCCCCAGAGC GTTGTTTGGGAACAGCTGGGACTCAGATGAGGACACGCCCACCAGGCCCCAGTCCCAGGGACATGCGCCCAAAGTGGCTGACTCCGATGGGTACCGCAGCCACAACGAGGATGGTACAAATGGGGAgagtggggcccagagagggacagCGACCCACCAAG AGTCAGACAGCCTGGGAGAACCATCTGTGCCCCACAAAGGACTGGATGGCTACCTGGACAGCCTCTTCGACCCTGTGCTGTCCTATGGGGACGCG GACCTGGAGAAGCCAACGGCCATTGCCTACCGCATGAaagggggaggccagcctggTGGCAGCGGCAGAAGCAGCCCTGAAGACCCCCCCAGGAGACCCCCAGagccaaagccaaagccaaagccaA tcccAGGCCTGGATGCCTCCACGCTGGCTCTGCAGCAAGCCTTCATCCACAAACAGGCCGTCCTCCTG GCCCGGGAGATGACCCTGCAGGCCATGGCGCTCCAGCAACAGCCTCTGAGTCCCACCCCAAGGCCCTTGCCCCCGGAG AAACCCCTAGCGCCAGAGGCACGGCCGAAGTTTGTGGGCACTGGACCCCCAGCCAAGCCTGTACTCCCGCGCTCCACTCCAAAGCCTTTGGCCCCAGCCCCTCTGGCCAAGGCCCCGAGACCCCCCACCAAGCCCGTGGCCGCCCCCATTCTAGCTCAGGACCGGCTTTGTCCGGAAACCA CTTCTCCCTGCCCGGATCTGGTCCGGTATTCAACGCTCAACTCGGAGCACTTCCCACAGCCCACACAACAGATCAAGAACATCGTCAAGCAGTACCAGCAGCCGCCGCGGGGAGGCCGGCCCGAGGCCCTCAG GAAGGATGGCGGAAAGGTGTTTGTGAAGCGGCCAGACCCCCACGAGGAGGCGCTGATGATCCTCAAGGGGCAGATGAGCCACCCAGCGGCAGCATCTGGCAGCCAG GTGCCCAGAGAGGCCGTGGCCTTGGTCAAGCCAGTGACCAGCACCCCAAGGCCATCCATGGGACCTACACCAG GGCCGCCTTCGCGGTCGCTGGAGCCCCCTGAGGAGCCCCTGCAGACGCGGCTGCACCGCCTGGTGAACCCCAACTTCTACGGCTACCAGGACGCCCCCTGGCGGATCTTCTTGCGCAAAGAG GTGTTTTACCCCAAGGACAGCTACAGCCACCCTGTGCAGCTAGACCTCTTGTTCCGGCAG ATCCTCCATGACACGCTCTCCAAGGCCTGCCTGCGCATCTCCGAGGACGAGAGGCTGAAGATGAAGGCCCTGTTTG cccagaaCCAGCTGGACACACAGCGGCCCCTGGCAACGGAGAGCGTGAAGCGGGCCGTGGTCAGCACCGCACGCGACAGCTGGGAGGTCTACTTCTCCCGCCTCTTCCCCGCCACG GGCAGCGTGGGCACCGGTGTGCAGATCCTAGCTGTGTCCCACACGGGCATCAAGCTCCTGCAGATGGTCAAGGGCAGCCGGGAGGCTGGTGGGCAGCTGCGGGTCCTGCGCACATACAG CTTTGCGGATATCCTGTTTGTGACCATCCCCTCCCAGAACATGCTGGAGTTCAACCTGGCCAGCGAGAAGGTCATCCTCTTCTCAGCCCGAGCTCACCAGGTCAAGGCCCTGGTGGACGACTTCATCCTGGAGCTGAAGAAG GACTCGGACTACGTGGTCGCGGTGAGGAACTTCCTGCCCGAAGACCCCGCGCTGCTGGCCTTCCACAAGGGCGACATCATCCACCTGCAGCCCCTGGAGCCTCCTCGAATGG GCTACAGTGCCGGCTGCGTTGTCCGCAAGAAGGTCGTGTACCTGGAGGAACTGCGGCGCAGAGGCCCCGACTTCG GCTGGAGGTTCGGGACCATCCACGGGCGCGTGGGCCGCTTCCCTTCGGAGCTGGTGCAGCCTGCAGCCGCCCCCGATTTCCTACAGTTGCCAGCCGAGCCAGGTCGGGGCCGGGCCGCCGCCGTGGCCGCTGCCGTGGCCTCCACAGCGGCTGCATGGGAGGTGGGCCGCAGGAGGGAG GGTCCCCCGGTCAGGGCTGGCCCCCCTGACCGAGCAGAGGACAGCCTGACTCTCTCCCCGTACTCGATGCTTGAGTTTGCCCAGAAGTATTTCCGAGATCCACAGAGGAGACCCCA GGATGGCCTCAGGCTAAAATCCAAGGAGGGTCGGGAGTCCAGAACCTTGGAAGACATGCTTTGCTTCACCAAG ACCCCACTCCAGGAATCTCTCATCGAGCTCAGCGACAGCAGCCTCAACAAGATGGCCACCGACATGTTCCTag CTGTGATGAGGTTCATGGGTGATGCTCCGCTGAAGGGCCAGAGTGAACTGGATGTGCTTTACACCCTCCTGAAG CTGTGTGCGGACCATGAAGTCATGCGGGATGAGTGTTACTGCCAAGTTGTGAAGCAGATCACGGACAACACCAGTACCAAGCT GGACAGCTGCCTGCGAGGCTGGAGGCTGTTCTACATCCTGGCTGCCTACCACAGTTGCTCCGAGGTCCTCCAGCCACACCTCGTTCGCTTCCTCCAGGACGTGAGCCGGACTCCAGGCCTGCCCTTCCAAG GTATTGCCAGGGCCTGTGAACAGAATCTGCAGAAGACCTTGCGCTTCGGTGGCCGCGTGGAGCTCCCCAGCAGCATGGAGCTTCGGGCCGTGTTG gCGGGCCGCAGTTCCAAGAGGCAGCTCTTTCTTCTCCCCGGAGGCCTTGAACGCCATCTCAAAATCAAAACGTGCACT gtGGCCCTGGACATGGTGGAAGAAATCTGTGCCGAGATGGCTCTGACACGCCCCGAGGCCTTCAGCGAGTATGTCATCTTTGTTGTCACCAACCGAG GCCAGCACGTGTGCCCGCTCAGCCGCTGTGCCTACATCCTGGACGTGGCCTCGGAGATGGAGCAGGTGGATGGTGGCTGCATGCTCTGGTTCCGGCGTGTGCTCTGGGATCAGCCACTCAAGTTCGAGAATGAGCTCTACGTGACCATGCACTACAACCAG GTCCTGCCCGACTACCTGAAGGGCCTGTTCAGCAGCGTGCCAGCCGGTCGGCCCAGCGAGCAACAGCTGCAGCAAATGTCCAAGCTGGCCTCCCTGCAGCACCGGGCCAAGGACCACTCCTACCTGCCCAGTGT GCGAGAGGTGCAGGACTACATCCCGGCCCAGCTGTACCGCACCCTGGCCGGCTCGGCCTGGCTCAACCTGCTGGGCCAACACCAGCAGCAGACACAGGCGCTCAGCCCCCACCAGGCCCGTGCCCAGTTTCTGG gcctcatCAGCGCCCTACCCATGTTCGGCTCCTCCTTCTTCTTCGTCCAGAGCTGCAGCAACGCCTCGGTGCCGGCCCCCTGCATCCTTGCCGTCAACCAGAATGGCCTCAACTTCCTCAGCACCGAGACCCAC GAGCTGATGGTGAAGATCCCCCTGAAGGAGATCCAGTCAACTCGAACCCAGCGACCCACGGCCAACTCCAGCTACCCATATGTGGAGATTGCACTGGGGGATGTGGCGGCCCAGCGCACCATGCAGCTGCAGCTGGAGCAG